A single Rubrivivax gelatinosus IL144 DNA region contains:
- a CDS encoding alpha/beta fold hydrolase: protein MTSAPPAVDVSTLQAGGVTVHLEGRGEDTLVFVHGWPDRHSVWDGLVAALAPRRRCARFTLPGFAPGDDPRARSLDEVVATLQAVCDAASPGRPVVLVLHDWGCFFGYRFAERHPDRVRAIVALDIGGDAGSKANRAEMGWRGQLGALAYQLTLATAWRVGGAPGDAVARSAARLFHAPDPEHATAAMGWPYAVQWFGAAGGFGRPRVFVPECPMFYAWGRRKPFAFQSRRWLERIAREPANRVLELDAGHWLMRRHENELGAAIEAWLDTQLTRSPAPC, encoded by the coding sequence GTGACGAGCGCACCGCCGGCCGTCGACGTCTCGACGCTGCAGGCCGGCGGTGTCACCGTCCATCTCGAAGGCCGTGGCGAGGACACCCTCGTCTTCGTTCACGGCTGGCCCGACCGCCACAGCGTATGGGACGGTCTGGTCGCAGCGCTGGCCCCGCGCCGGCGCTGCGCACGTTTCACGCTGCCGGGTTTCGCCCCCGGTGACGACCCACGCGCGCGTTCGCTCGACGAGGTCGTGGCCACGCTGCAGGCAGTCTGCGACGCCGCGAGCCCCGGGCGGCCGGTCGTGCTCGTGCTGCACGACTGGGGCTGCTTCTTCGGCTATCGCTTCGCCGAACGCCACCCCGATCGTGTGCGCGCCATCGTCGCGCTGGACATCGGCGGCGACGCCGGATCGAAGGCCAACCGCGCCGAGATGGGCTGGCGAGGCCAGCTGGGCGCACTCGCCTACCAGCTGACGCTGGCCACCGCCTGGCGCGTGGGCGGCGCGCCCGGCGACGCCGTCGCACGCTCGGCCGCCCGCCTCTTCCACGCGCCGGACCCCGAACACGCCACCGCCGCGATGGGCTGGCCGTATGCGGTGCAGTGGTTCGGCGCTGCCGGCGGTTTCGGCCGGCCCCGGGTCTTCGTGCCCGAGTGCCCGATGTTCTACGCCTGGGGCCGGCGCAAGCCCTTCGCCTTCCAGTCGCGGCGCTGGCTCGAGCGCATCGCCCGCGAGCCGGCCAACCGTGTGCTCGAACTCGACGCCGGCCACTGGCTGATGCGCCGCCACGAGAACGAACTCGGAGCCGCGATCGAGGCCTGGCTCGACACCCAACTCACCAGATCGCCAGCCCCTTGCTGA
- a CDS encoding CsbD family protein has product MNSDHVKGAAKDMAGKIQRKTGEAVGDHEMQAKGLARQAEGKTQKKVGDVRDAAHALGRKP; this is encoded by the coding sequence ATGAACAGCGATCACGTGAAGGGCGCCGCCAAGGACATGGCCGGCAAGATCCAGCGCAAGACCGGCGAAGCTGTCGGCGACCACGAGATGCAGGCCAAGGGCCTGGCCCGTCAGGCCGAAGGCAAGACGCAGAAGAAGGTGGGCGACGTGCGCGATGCGGCGCACGCGCTCGGCCGCAAGCCGTGA
- a CDS encoding methyl-accepting chemotaxis protein, with protein sequence MKTWNDLRIGLKLGVGFAVVMLATAVVAVFGRYALEGVGGQVHELVEHRQASVGKARDVKDELNIVARGVRNVALLQDAKQIDAEIERIRGCEARIAKLLDGLKAGDLDGEGSKRLDAVFGARETYTPLLTRALELATANQDAEARDMLLKQVRPAQAAYLKSLDTYVEHEVARMRASAEATEAAIARAETVMLLVALFALGCGGALGWLITRSVTRPLRSALQVTERVSAGDLSGPVPAGGRDELGVLLRSLDGMQDSLRQLVGGVRGNAESVATASAEIARGNQDLSQRTEEQAGALQQTAATMEQLGATVRQNATSAREANTLAHGASQVAAQGGAAVDEMLGSMKSITASSRQVADIVGVIDAIAFQTNILALNAAVESARAGEAGRGFAVVAGEVRTLAQRSAESARQIRTLIGQSVERIEQGAAQAERVGRTMHEVVQAIGRVNTVIETISTASAEQSDGIDQVGHAVGQMDTVTQQNAALVEESAAAAESLRMQAQQLVGAVSRFQLPQAA encoded by the coding sequence ATGAAGACATGGAACGATCTGCGCATCGGCCTGAAGCTCGGCGTCGGCTTTGCAGTCGTGATGCTGGCGACGGCCGTCGTCGCGGTGTTCGGCCGCTATGCCCTCGAAGGCGTCGGCGGTCAGGTCCACGAGCTGGTCGAGCATCGCCAGGCCAGCGTCGGCAAGGCGCGTGACGTCAAGGACGAGCTCAACATCGTCGCGCGCGGCGTGCGCAACGTCGCGCTGCTGCAGGATGCCAAGCAGATCGACGCCGAGATCGAGCGCATCCGCGGCTGCGAAGCCCGCATCGCCAAGCTGCTCGACGGCCTGAAGGCCGGCGACCTGGATGGCGAGGGCTCGAAGCGCCTGGACGCCGTCTTCGGCGCCCGCGAGACCTACACCCCGCTGCTGACCCGGGCGCTGGAGCTGGCCACCGCCAACCAGGATGCCGAAGCCCGCGACATGCTGCTCAAGCAGGTGCGGCCGGCCCAGGCGGCCTATCTGAAGTCGCTGGACACCTACGTCGAACACGAGGTCGCGCGCATGCGCGCCAGTGCCGAAGCGACCGAGGCCGCGATCGCGCGCGCCGAGACGGTGATGCTGCTCGTCGCGCTGTTCGCGCTCGGCTGCGGCGGCGCGCTGGGCTGGCTGATCACGCGCAGCGTGACGCGGCCGCTGCGCTCGGCGCTGCAGGTGACCGAACGCGTGTCGGCCGGCGATCTGTCCGGCCCGGTGCCGGCCGGTGGCCGCGACGAACTGGGCGTGCTGCTGCGTTCGCTGGACGGCATGCAGGACAGCCTGCGCCAGCTGGTCGGCGGCGTGCGCGGCAACGCCGAGAGCGTGGCCACGGCCAGCGCCGAGATCGCGCGTGGCAACCAGGACCTGAGCCAGCGCACCGAGGAACAGGCCGGCGCGCTGCAGCAGACCGCGGCGACGATGGAGCAGCTGGGCGCCACGGTGCGCCAGAACGCGACCAGCGCGCGTGAGGCCAACACGCTGGCGCACGGCGCTTCGCAGGTCGCGGCCCAGGGCGGGGCGGCGGTCGACGAGATGCTGGGTTCGATGAAGAGCATCACCGCCTCGTCGCGCCAGGTCGCCGACATCGTCGGCGTCATCGACGCGATCGCCTTCCAGACCAACATCCTGGCGCTGAACGCCGCGGTCGAGTCGGCGCGTGCCGGCGAAGCCGGACGCGGCTTCGCCGTCGTCGCCGGCGAGGTGCGCACGCTGGCCCAGCGCAGCGCCGAGTCGGCGCGCCAGATCCGCACCCTGATCGGCCAGAGCGTCGAGCGCATCGAGCAGGGCGCCGCCCAGGCCGAACGCGTGGGCCGCACGATGCACGAGGTGGTGCAGGCCATCGGCCGCGTCAACACGGTGATCGAGACGATCAGCACCGCCAGCGCCGAGCAGAGCGACGGCATCGACCAGGTCGGCCACGCGGTCGGCCAGATGGACACCGTGACGCAGCAGAACGCCGCGCTGGTCGAAGAGAGCGCTGCCGCCGCCGAGAGCCTGCGCATGCAGGCGCAGCAGCTGGTCGGCGCGGTGTCGCGCTTCCAGCTGCCGCAGGCGGCCTGA
- a CDS encoding adenosylcobalamin-dependent ribonucleoside-diphosphate reductase, whose translation MNAPDKHLLDALEPQEIATVALLEKYAKGDEQNIAQVQARVARALASIETEDARSAREAEFLWAMRRGFVPAGRIMSAAGTDIQATLINCFVQPVGDSITGYEGDKPGIYTAVTEAAETMRRGGGVGYDFSRIRPQGALVTQTHSRASGPVSFMRVFDASCETVESAGARRGAQMGVLRCDHPDIEAFIHAKDKGELRNFNISVGVTDALVQAVVDDAEFELAHAARPHDELVQAGAQQRADGKWIYRSVKARDLWDQIMRSTYDHAEPGVLFIDQMNRENNLHYCETIEATNPCAEEPLPDYGCCCLGSVDLTRHVVGAFSDEARFDFEGFAAVVRVGVRMLDNVLDVTYWPLPQQREEAAAKRRVGLGFLGLGSSLVMLGIRYDSDEGRALAAKIAETMRDAAYLASVDLAGERGAFPLLNKTKYLASGFAKRLPESIRKSIRKNGIRNSHLLAIAPTGTISLAFADNASNGIEPPFSWTYNRKKREADGSHRVFEVADRAWRLFRHLGGDVTKLPPQFVTALEMSANDHMRMLEAVQPYLDTSISKTVNVPADYPYEDFQNLYLDAWKAGLKGLATYRPNSVLGSVLSVGTPAAAPAAPAVPRDEDPLTKHVGRPVGRISSITEKVEMWTQAGKRSMYVTVGFLPVDGVVDGQKVTIERPVEFLLQGEQDQWLDGAMRLLSLAARSGASIEKALENLREIAWTNGAVRSGMLLRGDGTQIPRFHDSEVAALAYAVQQLLFARGFLTATGAQLPVRELARAYAARLSAPVPAPAVEEAAEPKPANGMQFAAGTGSKCPECGAHDMHHIDGCTKCTNCGHIGACG comes from the coding sequence ATGAACGCACCCGACAAGCACCTGCTCGATGCCCTGGAACCCCAGGAAATTGCCACCGTCGCCCTGCTGGAGAAGTACGCCAAGGGCGACGAACAGAACATCGCTCAGGTGCAGGCGCGTGTCGCCCGTGCGCTGGCCTCGATCGAGACCGAAGACGCACGCTCTGCGCGCGAGGCCGAGTTCCTGTGGGCGATGCGGCGCGGCTTCGTGCCCGCCGGCCGCATCATGTCGGCCGCCGGCACCGACATCCAGGCGACGCTGATCAACTGCTTCGTGCAGCCGGTCGGCGACTCGATCACCGGCTACGAAGGCGACAAGCCCGGCATCTACACCGCCGTCACCGAAGCCGCCGAGACCATGCGCCGCGGCGGCGGCGTCGGCTACGACTTCAGCCGCATCCGCCCGCAAGGCGCGCTGGTGACGCAGACGCATTCGCGCGCTTCGGGCCCGGTGTCCTTCATGCGCGTCTTCGACGCCTCCTGCGAGACCGTCGAATCCGCCGGCGCGCGCCGCGGCGCGCAGATGGGCGTGCTGCGCTGCGACCACCCGGACATCGAAGCCTTCATCCACGCCAAGGACAAGGGCGAGCTGCGCAACTTCAACATCAGCGTCGGCGTCACCGACGCGCTGGTGCAGGCCGTCGTCGACGACGCCGAGTTCGAGCTGGCGCACGCCGCGCGTCCGCACGACGAGCTGGTCCAGGCCGGCGCCCAGCAGCGTGCCGACGGCAAGTGGATCTACCGCAGCGTCAAGGCGCGTGATCTGTGGGACCAGATCATGCGGTCGACCTACGACCACGCCGAGCCGGGCGTGCTGTTCATCGACCAGATGAACCGCGAGAACAATCTGCACTACTGCGAGACGATCGAGGCCACCAACCCCTGCGCCGAGGAGCCGCTGCCCGACTACGGCTGCTGCTGCCTGGGCTCGGTGGACCTGACGCGCCACGTCGTCGGCGCCTTCTCCGACGAGGCGCGCTTCGACTTCGAGGGCTTCGCGGCCGTCGTGCGCGTGGGCGTGCGCATGCTCGACAACGTGCTCGACGTGACCTACTGGCCGCTGCCGCAGCAGCGCGAGGAAGCCGCCGCCAAGCGCCGCGTCGGCCTCGGCTTCCTGGGCCTGGGCAGCTCGCTGGTGATGCTGGGCATCCGTTACGACAGCGACGAAGGCCGGGCGCTGGCCGCCAAGATTGCCGAGACGATGCGCGACGCCGCCTACCTGGCCTCGGTCGACCTCGCCGGCGAACGCGGCGCCTTCCCGCTGCTGAACAAGACCAAGTACCTGGCCAGCGGCTTCGCCAAGCGCCTGCCGGAATCGATCCGCAAGTCGATCCGCAAGAACGGCATCCGCAACAGCCACCTGCTGGCCATCGCGCCGACCGGCACGATCTCGCTGGCCTTCGCCGACAACGCCAGCAACGGCATCGAGCCGCCGTTCTCCTGGACCTACAACCGCAAGAAGCGCGAAGCCGACGGTTCGCACCGCGTCTTCGAGGTCGCCGACCGCGCCTGGCGCCTGTTCCGCCACCTCGGCGGCGACGTGACGAAGCTGCCGCCGCAGTTCGTCACCGCGCTGGAGATGTCGGCCAACGACCACATGCGCATGCTCGAGGCCGTCCAGCCCTACCTGGACACCTCGATCAGCAAGACGGTCAACGTGCCGGCCGACTACCCGTACGAAGACTTCCAGAACCTCTACCTCGACGCCTGGAAGGCCGGCCTGAAGGGCCTGGCGACCTACCGTCCGAACTCGGTGCTGGGCTCGGTGCTGTCCGTCGGCACCCCGGCCGCGGCGCCGGCCGCGCCGGCCGTGCCGCGCGACGAAGACCCGCTGACCAAGCACGTCGGCCGCCCGGTCGGCCGCATCTCGAGCATCACCGAGAAGGTCGAGATGTGGACCCAGGCCGGCAAGCGCTCGATGTACGTCACCGTCGGCTTCCTGCCGGTGGACGGCGTCGTCGACGGCCAGAAGGTGACGATCGAACGCCCGGTCGAGTTCCTGCTGCAAGGCGAGCAGGACCAGTGGCTCGACGGCGCGATGCGCCTCCTGTCGCTGGCCGCGCGTTCGGGCGCCTCGATCGAGAAGGCGCTGGAGAACCTGCGCGAGATCGCCTGGACCAACGGCGCGGTGCGCAGCGGCATGCTGCTGCGCGGCGACGGCACGCAGATCCCGCGTTTCCACGACTCCGAGGTCGCGGCCCTGGCCTACGCGGTGCAGCAGCTGCTGTTCGCGCGCGGTTTCCTCACCGCCACCGGCGCACAACTGCCGGTGCGTGAACTGGCGCGCGCCTACGCTGCGCGCCTCAGCGCCCCGGTGCCGGCACCGGCGGTCGAAGAAGCCGCCGAGCCCAAGCCGGCCAACGGCATGCAGTTCGCGGCCGGTACCGGCTCGAAGTGCCCGGAATGCGGTGCCCACGACATGCACCACATCGACGGCTGCACCAAGTGCACCAACTGCGGCCACATCGGCGCCTGCGGCTGA
- a CDS encoding lipocalin family protein produces MTLKFLASLILTAACATAHAQTSDGALRTIERLEVPRYLGTWYEIARFPNRFQRQCVADTSANYTLREDGTLQVRNRCRLADGTMDEALGQARQIGGPQSPTLKVRFAPAWLSWLPFVWGDYWIVDLDADYSLAAITDPRRAYAWVLSRTPQVEPARYEALMQRLRAQGLDVGQFERSAHTAP; encoded by the coding sequence ATGACCCTGAAGTTCCTTGCCAGCCTGATCCTGACCGCCGCCTGCGCCACGGCCCACGCCCAGACTTCCGACGGCGCGCTGCGCACGATCGAACGCCTGGAGGTGCCACGCTACCTGGGCACCTGGTACGAGATCGCGCGTTTCCCCAACCGCTTCCAGCGCCAGTGCGTCGCCGACACCAGCGCGAACTACACGCTGCGCGAAGACGGCACGCTGCAGGTGCGCAACCGCTGCCGCCTGGCCGACGGCACGATGGACGAGGCCCTGGGCCAGGCACGCCAGATCGGCGGGCCGCAGTCGCCGACGCTGAAGGTGCGTTTCGCGCCGGCCTGGCTGTCCTGGCTGCCTTTCGTCTGGGGCGACTACTGGATCGTCGATCTCGACGCCGACTACTCGCTGGCGGCGATCACCGACCCGCGCCGCGCCTACGCCTGGGTGCTGTCGCGCACGCCGCAGGTCGAGCCGGCGCGCTACGAGGCGCTGATGCAGCGCCTGCGGGCGCAGGGGCTGGACGTCGGGCAGTTCGAGCGCTCGGCGCACACGGCGCCCTGA
- a CDS encoding DEAD/DEAH box helicase produces MTLAEIRAALAAEQAATPSYYDFKVERLERDGALWRVTLEAGYVYAEGQRPGAASAQALLDESLDGASAWWGEPHKGGAAVLAVVVEDDQLILQNASGPPPGPGRLIRVYPPRFLDALVAAWDDGDWAARALAAEAALARPAETAAPALTGAPFRWLRSAQRQALALPRWTSSFLWGPPGTGKTTTLGVLLAETLDAEPEARVLLLSTTNQAVDLATVAVDKALEKGRRERWREAVRRLGSRFNPALYAGREHLIPNADRVLLARLARAESERPSARDLEALEAWSRRVAELRAELRAASLAVLRASRLAAMTTARAVATLNTLRELADGAAPPFDLIVFDEASQVPLAQALALMPLGQRCLFAGDPSQLSPVQRAPEREARRWLGRSAFAAMPRRAPSVVLLDEQSRMAAPIGALVGDLYYDGALRVAADAEASPGWLAARRRVLGPAAEDVHVHVEPVARDGAWSAAWRGPVRPESADAIAALVADVLAGGSWQAHEIVVLTPFRAQRALIRQRLEAAGVDGVRVSTVHRAQGSEAAAVLFDPADGSQPFLQTEEAARLVNVALSRAQAKVLLWLSPADRANPLLAPIVRRLRLAGDTREALDLLELARAPDFPANTAGRRVRAGRHVGEVLRVAPDGSRFWLVNERSGAEQEIDAGFWRAKARAAGR; encoded by the coding sequence ATGACGCTAGCCGAGATCCGCGCCGCGCTGGCCGCCGAACAGGCCGCCACGCCGTCCTATTACGACTTCAAGGTCGAGCGCCTGGAGCGCGACGGCGCGCTGTGGCGCGTCACGCTCGAAGCCGGCTACGTCTACGCCGAGGGCCAGCGGCCGGGCGCGGCCTCGGCCCAGGCGCTGCTCGACGAGAGCCTGGACGGCGCCTCGGCCTGGTGGGGCGAGCCGCACAAGGGCGGCGCCGCGGTGCTGGCGGTCGTCGTCGAGGACGACCAGCTGATCCTGCAGAACGCCAGCGGCCCGCCACCGGGGCCGGGGCGGCTGATCCGCGTCTACCCGCCGCGTTTCCTCGACGCGCTGGTCGCCGCCTGGGACGATGGCGACTGGGCGGCGCGCGCACTGGCCGCCGAGGCGGCGCTGGCCCGGCCGGCCGAGACCGCCGCGCCGGCGCTGACCGGCGCGCCGTTCCGCTGGCTGCGCAGCGCGCAACGTCAGGCGCTGGCGCTGCCGCGCTGGACCAGCAGCTTCCTCTGGGGCCCGCCGGGCACCGGCAAGACGACGACGCTGGGCGTGCTGCTGGCCGAGACGCTGGACGCCGAGCCCGAGGCGCGTGTGCTGCTGCTGTCGACGACCAACCAGGCCGTCGACCTGGCCACCGTCGCCGTCGACAAGGCGCTGGAGAAGGGCCGGCGCGAACGCTGGCGCGAGGCCGTGCGCCGCCTCGGCTCGCGCTTCAACCCGGCGCTGTACGCCGGCCGCGAGCACCTGATCCCCAACGCCGATCGCGTGCTGCTCGCGCGCCTGGCACGCGCCGAGTCCGAGCGCCCGTCGGCGCGCGACCTGGAAGCGCTGGAGGCCTGGAGCCGGCGTGTCGCCGAACTGCGCGCCGAGCTGCGTGCGGCCTCGCTGGCGGTGCTGCGCGCCAGCCGGCTGGCGGCGATGACGACGGCGCGCGCCGTCGCGACGCTGAATACGCTGCGCGAACTGGCCGACGGCGCCGCGCCGCCTTTCGACCTGATCGTCTTCGACGAAGCCAGCCAGGTGCCGCTGGCGCAGGCGCTGGCGCTGATGCCGCTGGGACAGCGCTGCCTGTTCGCCGGCGACCCGAGCCAGCTCTCGCCGGTGCAGCGGGCGCCCGAGCGCGAGGCGCGGCGCTGGCTGGGGCGCTCGGCGTTCGCGGCGATGCCGCGCCGTGCGCCCTCGGTCGTGCTGCTGGACGAGCAGTCGCGCATGGCCGCGCCGATCGGCGCGCTGGTCGGCGACCTCTATTACGACGGCGCGCTGCGTGTCGCCGCCGACGCCGAGGCTTCGCCCGGCTGGCTCGCGGCGCGGCGGCGGGTGCTGGGCCCTGCCGCCGAGGACGTGCACGTGCACGTCGAGCCGGTGGCGCGCGACGGCGCCTGGTCGGCCGCCTGGCGCGGCCCGGTGCGCCCCGAGTCGGCCGACGCGATCGCGGCGCTGGTCGCCGACGTGCTGGCCGGCGGCAGCTGGCAGGCGCACGAGATCGTCGTGCTGACGCCGTTTCGCGCCCAGCGTGCGCTGATCCGGCAACGGCTGGAGGCCGCCGGGGTCGACGGCGTGCGCGTCAGCACCGTGCACCGCGCCCAGGGCAGCGAAGCCGCGGCGGTGCTCTTCGACCCGGCCGACGGCAGCCAGCCCTTTCTGCAGACCGAGGAGGCGGCGCGCCTGGTCAACGTCGCGCTGAGCCGCGCCCAGGCCAAGGTGCTGCTGTGGCTGTCGCCGGCCGACCGCGCCAACCCGCTGCTGGCGCCCATCGTGCGCCGGCTGCGCCTGGCCGGCGATACACGTGAGGCGCTGGACCTGCTCGAGCTGGCGCGCGCGCCGGACTTCCCGGCCAACACCGCCGGACGGCGTGTGCGCGCCGGGCGCCACGTCGGCGAGGTGCTGCGCGTCGCGCCCGACGGCAGCCGTTTCTGGCTGGTCAACGAACGCAGCGGCGCCGAGCAGGAGATCGACGCCGGGTTCTGGCGCGCCAAGGCGCGTGCCGCCGGGCGCTGA
- a CDS encoding NAD(P)-dependent alcohol dehydrogenase has protein sequence MPTIQAYAAQDAQSPLGPFTIERREPGPEDVQIRILWCGVCHSDLHTARNEWKNTLYPSVPGHEIVGRVTAVGSAVTKFKVGDLAGVGCMVDSCGHCPSCAEGEEQYCDNGFTGTYNGPVFGGENTFGGYSQSIVVKQSFVLRICHPESQLAGVAPLLCAGITTWSPLRQWEAGPGKKVGIVGLGGLGHMGVKLAHALGAHVVLFTTSPEKIEDGKRLGADEVVVSRDPAQMARQAGRLDFILNTVAAPHDLDAFLALLKRDGTMTLVGAPAERHPSPDVFALIFKRRRLGGSLIGGIRETQQMLDFCAQHGIVSDTETIRMDEINTAYERMLKSDVRYRFVVDMATLA, from the coding sequence ATGCCCACGATCCAGGCCTACGCCGCGCAGGACGCGCAGAGCCCGCTCGGCCCCTTCACGATCGAACGCCGCGAACCCGGCCCCGAGGACGTGCAGATCCGCATCCTCTGGTGCGGCGTCTGCCATTCGGACCTGCACACCGCGCGCAACGAGTGGAAGAACACGCTCTACCCCTCGGTGCCGGGCCACGAGATCGTCGGCCGCGTCACGGCCGTCGGTTCGGCGGTGACGAAGTTCAAGGTCGGCGACCTGGCCGGCGTCGGCTGCATGGTCGACAGCTGCGGCCACTGCCCGTCGTGCGCCGAAGGCGAGGAACAGTACTGCGACAACGGCTTCACCGGCACCTACAACGGCCCGGTCTTCGGCGGCGAGAACACCTTCGGCGGCTACTCGCAGAGCATCGTCGTCAAGCAGTCCTTCGTGCTGCGCATCTGCCACCCCGAGTCGCAGCTGGCCGGCGTCGCGCCGCTGCTGTGCGCCGGCATCACGACCTGGTCGCCGCTGCGCCAGTGGGAGGCCGGGCCGGGCAAGAAGGTCGGCATCGTCGGCCTCGGCGGCCTGGGCCACATGGGGGTCAAGCTCGCGCACGCGCTGGGCGCGCACGTCGTGCTGTTCACCACCTCGCCCGAAAAGATCGAGGACGGCAAGCGCCTGGGCGCCGACGAGGTCGTCGTCTCCAGGGACCCGGCGCAGATGGCGCGCCAGGCCGGCCGGCTGGACTTCATCCTCAACACCGTGGCCGCGCCGCACGACCTCGACGCCTTCCTGGCGCTGCTCAAGCGCGACGGCACGATGACCCTGGTCGGCGCGCCGGCCGAGCGCCACCCCTCGCCCGACGTCTTCGCGCTGATCTTCAAGCGCCGGCGCCTGGGCGGCTCGCTGATCGGAGGCATCCGCGAGACGCAGCAGATGCTGGACTTCTGCGCCCAGCACGGCATCGTCAGCGACACCGAGACGATCCGCATGGACGAGATCAACACGGCCTACGAGCGCATGCTGAAGAGCGACGTGCGCTACCGCTTCGTCGTCGACATGGCGACGCTCGCCTGA
- a CDS encoding DUF2242 domain-containing protein, with protein MLAAAVVAGCSTPNKIAVSVYQNEHFKPDETFSRQFEADAPTTCEASRLALLSQGYVVTSATPELVVGNKHFQPDGDIHVQITFTVTCAPDPFDKTSTTAFVNAVQDRYALKKASSSASVGLPVGSLSIPLSASDDSLVKVGSMTIPAGSFYDRFFALVQRYVRSRVCGGEERCAATEAAAVEAARIEAAKAAAAAAAATP; from the coding sequence TTGCTGGCCGCAGCCGTCGTCGCCGGCTGCAGCACGCCGAACAAGATCGCCGTCTCGGTCTACCAGAACGAGCACTTCAAGCCCGACGAGACCTTCTCGCGCCAGTTCGAGGCCGACGCGCCGACGACCTGCGAAGCCTCGCGTCTGGCGCTGCTGAGCCAGGGCTACGTCGTGACCTCCGCGACGCCGGAACTGGTGGTCGGCAACAAGCACTTCCAGCCCGACGGCGACATCCACGTGCAGATCACCTTCACCGTGACCTGCGCGCCCGACCCCTTCGACAAGACCTCGACGACGGCCTTCGTCAACGCGGTGCAGGACCGCTACGCGCTGAAGAAGGCCTCGTCCTCGGCCAGCGTCGGCCTGCCGGTGGGCTCGCTGTCGATCCCGCTGTCGGCGTCCGACGATTCGCTGGTCAAGGTCGGCAGCATGACGATCCCGGCCGGCAGCTTCTACGACCGCTTCTTCGCCCTGGTGCAGCGCTATGTGCGCAGCCGGGTCTGCGGTGGCGAGGAACGCTGTGCGGCCACCGAAGCGGCTGCGGTGGAAGCGGCGCGCATCGAGGCGGCCAAGGCCGCCGCGGCGGCTGCGGCGGCAACGCCCTGA
- a CDS encoding response regulator transcription factor, producing the protein MTRLLIIEDNPELVANLYAFFEPLGYVLDDARDGLTGLRMATQNVYDAVLLDLMLPRLDGMTLCRRLREEFQNPVPVLMLTARDPVEDRVEGFALGADDYLVKPFSLKELDARIKALVRRAQGRQVQGTLVWEDLRVETRAPQASRQGRPLALTPTTHKLLLSLVRAAPDVVKKQELEYLLWGDQPPESGALRTHVHDLRQQLDKNFTSPLIETVHGVGWRLNKPPRPAEE; encoded by the coding sequence ATGACCCGCCTGCTGATCATCGAAGACAACCCCGAGCTGGTCGCCAACCTCTACGCGTTCTTCGAGCCGCTGGGTTATGTGCTGGACGACGCGCGCGACGGCCTCACCGGCCTGCGCATGGCGACGCAGAACGTCTACGACGCCGTCCTTCTCGACCTGATGCTGCCGCGGCTGGACGGCATGACGCTGTGCCGCCGGCTGCGCGAAGAGTTCCAGAATCCCGTTCCGGTGCTGATGCTGACCGCACGCGACCCGGTCGAAGACCGCGTCGAGGGTTTTGCGCTGGGCGCCGACGACTATCTCGTCAAACCTTTTTCGCTGAAGGAACTGGACGCGCGCATCAAGGCCCTGGTGCGCCGTGCGCAAGGGCGCCAGGTGCAGGGCACGCTGGTCTGGGAGGATCTGCGGGTGGAGACCCGTGCGCCGCAGGCCTCGCGCCAGGGCCGGCCCCTCGCGCTGACGCCGACCACGCACAAGCTGCTGCTGAGCCTGGTGCGTGCCGCGCCCGATGTCGTCAAGAAACAGGAGCTGGAATACCTGCTGTGGGGCGACCAGCCACCCGAAAGCGGCGCCTTGCGCACCCACGTCCACGACTTGCGGCAGCAGCTTGACAAGAACTTCACGAGCCCGCTGATAGAAACCGTGCACGGCGTCGGCTGGCGCCTGAACAAGCCTCCCCGGCCGGCGGAGGAATGA